In a single window of the Gossypium hirsutum isolate 1008001.06 chromosome D02, Gossypium_hirsutum_v2.1, whole genome shotgun sequence genome:
- the LOC107910209 gene encoding protein SHI RELATED SEQUENCE 5, whose product MAGFFYLGGRQDEDKEENLNLYRNEEICNKGFEIWPHYNYYQQQQNVNNQSFGAGPSRRTSGLNLSDEWSSRSVGFTDMRQGGINCQDCGNQAKKDCAHLRCRTCCKSHGFQCQTHVKSTWVPAARRREKQPQNPQQQQQFRGENQGLELAQFPSEVNSPAVFRCVKVNAMDEVDEDQLAYQTAVNIGGHVFKGILYDQGPENH is encoded by the exons ATGGCTGGTTTCTTCTATCTAGGTGGACGACAAGACGAAGATAAAGAGGAGAACCTGAATTTGTACAGAAACGAGGAGATCTGCAACAAAGGGTTCGAGATATGGCCACACTATAATTATTACCAGCAGCAGCAAAATGTGAATAATCAGTCCTTTGGAGCGGGTCCTAGTCGAAGAACTAGCGGCCTTAACCTCTCGGATGAGTGGTCTTCGAGATCAGTAGGGTTTACGGACATGAGACAAGGAGGCATCAACTGCCAAGACTGTGGAAACCAGGCTAAGAAAGATTGTGCCCATTTGAGATGCAGGACTTGTTGCAAAAGCCACGGCTTCCAGTGCCAAACTCACGTTAAGAGTACTTGGGTTCCTGCTGCTAGAAGGCGAGAGAAGCAACCACAGAAtccacaacaacaacaacagttTCGAGGAGAGAATCAAG GGTTGGAACTGGCTCAATTCCCCTCAGAAGTGAATTCTCCAGCAGTCTTCCGCTGTGTAAAAGTAAACGCTATGGACGAAGTAGATGAGGATCAGTTGGCTTATCAAACGGCTGTGAATATTGGAGGGCATGTATTCAAGGGAATTCTATACGATCAAGGCCCTGAAAACCATTAA